A single window of Archangium gephyra DNA harbors:
- a CDS encoding VOC family protein, protein MIDHTGIGVADVARSAVFYDAALGALGLRRVMELPEGKGSDGIGYGVDYPVFWIDRFHPHSVKQHTAFAARSRAEVDAFHAAAVKAGGTDNGPPGLRGQGYPPGYYAAFVLDPDGNNMEAVYRGG, encoded by the coding sequence ATGATCGACCACACTGGCATTGGCGTCGCCGACGTCGCCCGCTCCGCTGTCTTCTACGATGCTGCTCTCGGTGCCCTCGGACTGCGCCGGGTCATGGAGCTTCCCGAGGGGAAGGGGTCCGACGGCATCGGCTACGGCGTCGACTACCCCGTCTTCTGGATCGACCGGTTCCATCCGCACTCCGTCAAGCAGCACACCGCCTTCGCCGCCAGGAGCAGGGCCGAGGTCGACGCCTTCCATGCCGCCGCCGTGAAGGCCGGTGGCACGGACAACGGCCCGCCCGGGCTGCGCGGCCAGGGCTACCCGCCGGGTTACTACGCCGCCTTCGTGCTCGATCCCGACGGCAACAACATGGAGGCGGTCTACCGAGGCGGCTGA
- a CDS encoding pirin family protein codes for MMIVRPSEARGHADHGWLDSHHTFSFASYYDPDFMGFRALRVINEDRVTAGEGFDTHQHRDMEIITYPLSGAIAHRDSTGGEGLLRTGEVQRMTAGTGVLHSEMNGANEELHFLQIWILPNQRGLKPGYEQKAFSESERQGHWRVVASPDARDGSLTVHQDVVLHSTLLGKGEQAEYTLAPGRHAWVQLARGKGTLNGVELKAGDGVAVSEESRLVLSASEPVEALLFDLA; via the coding sequence ATGATGATCGTTCGACCCTCTGAAGCGCGCGGACATGCGGACCACGGCTGGCTGGACTCCCACCATACGTTCTCGTTCGCCAGCTACTACGACCCGGACTTCATGGGCTTCCGCGCCCTGCGCGTCATCAACGAGGACCGCGTCACGGCGGGCGAGGGCTTCGACACGCACCAGCACCGGGACATGGAGATCATCACCTACCCGCTCAGCGGCGCCATCGCGCACCGCGACAGCACGGGCGGCGAGGGACTGCTGCGCACCGGCGAGGTGCAGCGCATGACAGCGGGCACCGGCGTCCTGCACAGCGAGATGAACGGCGCCAACGAGGAGCTGCACTTCCTGCAGATCTGGATCCTCCCCAACCAGCGCGGACTGAAGCCCGGCTATGAGCAGAAGGCCTTCTCCGAGTCCGAGCGCCAGGGCCACTGGCGCGTGGTGGCCAGCCCCGACGCCCGCGACGGCAGCCTCACCGTGCACCAGGACGTGGTGCTGCACAGCACGCTGCTGGGCAAGGGCGAGCAGGCCGAATACACGCTGGCTCCGGGCCGCCACGCCTGGGTTCAGCTGGCACGGGGCAAGGGCACGCTCAACGGCGTGGAGCTGAAGGCCGGTGACGGCGTGGCCGTGTCCGAGGAGTCGCGGCTGGTGCTCTCCGCCTCCGAGCCGGTCGAGGCGCTGCTCTTCGACCTCGCCTGA
- a CDS encoding proline dehydrogenase family protein: MSALAPAPSSSPGHPVEPPALTSFDNTAIAFATKSDWQMRKAHLLFSSLTYPWLVRAGIPMAAWLVRLGLPGVRLTVKHTVFEQFCGGESIQECEAAVEALGSVGVQSILDYSVEGEKSEDSFDATTRETIATIEWAASHPHIPFSVFKVTGLARFGLLEKLGAGEALSADEQAEWSRVRERVLRICERAHALGVRIFLDGEETWIQDVIDGLGEEMMVRFNRERALVYNTYQMYRTASLDNLRAALERAKTQGYFLGAKLVRGAYMEKERLRAKERCYADPIQPDKAATDAAYDSALRLSLEHLERMGLCAGTHNEESCLLLMRELAQRGIAPNDPRVFFSQLYGMSDNISFNLARAGYNVAKYLPYGPVRAVLPYLIRRAQENSAIAGQGGREVRLIRGELQRRKQARALPGGQPPAR, translated from the coding sequence ATGTCCGCACTCGCCCCCGCCCCCTCTTCGTCTCCCGGTCACCCGGTGGAACCCCCTGCCCTGACCTCGTTCGACAACACGGCCATTGCCTTCGCCACCAAGAGCGATTGGCAGATGCGCAAGGCGCACCTGCTCTTCTCCTCCTTGACCTACCCCTGGCTGGTGCGAGCGGGCATTCCCATGGCCGCCTGGCTGGTGCGCCTGGGCCTGCCCGGCGTCCGGCTCACCGTGAAGCACACCGTCTTCGAGCAGTTCTGCGGCGGCGAGAGCATCCAGGAGTGCGAGGCCGCCGTCGAAGCGCTGGGCAGCGTGGGAGTCCAATCGATTCTCGACTACAGCGTGGAGGGGGAGAAGTCCGAGGACAGCTTCGACGCCACCACGCGCGAGACGATCGCCACCATCGAATGGGCGGCGAGCCACCCTCACATCCCCTTCAGCGTCTTCAAGGTGACGGGCCTGGCGCGCTTCGGGCTGCTGGAGAAGCTGGGCGCGGGTGAGGCCCTGAGCGCGGACGAGCAGGCCGAGTGGAGCCGGGTGCGCGAGCGCGTGCTGCGCATCTGCGAGCGAGCCCACGCCCTCGGGGTGCGCATCTTCCTCGATGGCGAGGAGACGTGGATCCAGGACGTCATCGACGGGCTGGGCGAGGAGATGATGGTCCGCTTCAACCGGGAGCGGGCTCTCGTCTACAACACCTACCAGATGTACCGGACGGCGAGCCTGGACAACCTGCGCGCGGCGCTGGAGCGGGCGAAGACCCAGGGCTACTTCCTCGGGGCCAAGCTGGTGCGCGGCGCGTACATGGAGAAGGAGCGGCTGCGCGCGAAGGAGCGCTGCTACGCGGATCCGATCCAGCCGGACAAGGCCGCCACGGATGCCGCCTACGACAGCGCGCTGCGGTTGAGCCTGGAGCACCTGGAGCGGATGGGGCTGTGCGCGGGCACGCACAACGAGGAGAGCTGCCTGCTGCTGATGCGGGAACTCGCCCAGCGGGGCATCGCGCCGAACGATCCGCGAGTCTTCTTCAGCCAGCTCTACGGGATGAGCGACAACATCTCGTTCAACCTGGCGAGGGCGGGCTACAACGTGGCCAAGTACCTGCCCTACGGCCCGGTGCGCGCCGTGCTGCCCTACCTCATCCGCCGCGCGCAGGAGAACAGCGCAATCGCCGGCCAGGGCGGACGCGAGGTCCGGCTCATCCGCGGCGAACTGCAACGGCGCAAGCAGGCCCGGGCGTTGCCTGGTGGCCAGCCGCCGGCGCGGTAA
- a CDS encoding leucine-rich repeat domain-containing protein — translation MGQSKIEVRRMPMRRSPVAVVALALVGFLLGSLAGCKHDDVKCSCESITPDHLKLVRELSLAGTGLTALRPGDLSGLTSLEKLELTGTRLEVLPESLPAELRALNRLRLELSLLSRLPESVIQPLLDRPGFVWEVPSPARTCDRYEPKAEKAPGLSTSALEAALQLAPTHGELDVRAWKARKGIYLVGVLNDSEQLELFAVSVGADKQPSLLAKAEQPIRLPEGWKRGGLRAQAQPRGVRAEQSDGQ, via the coding sequence ATGGGCCAGTCGAAAATCGAGGTCCGACGCATGCCCATGCGGCGCTCACCGGTAGCTGTTGTCGCACTGGCTCTCGTGGGTTTCCTCCTCGGCTCGCTGGCCGGCTGCAAGCACGACGATGTGAAGTGCTCCTGCGAGTCGATCACTCCAGACCATCTGAAGCTGGTCCGCGAACTGTCGCTGGCCGGGACCGGGCTGACCGCGCTGCGGCCTGGGGATTTGTCTGGCCTCACCTCGCTGGAGAAGCTCGAGCTCACGGGGACTCGCCTCGAGGTCCTCCCCGAGAGTCTGCCCGCCGAACTCAGAGCCCTCAATCGCTTGCGGCTGGAGCTCTCTCTGCTCTCGCGGCTTCCCGAGAGCGTGATCCAACCCCTGCTCGATCGGCCCGGCTTCGTCTGGGAGGTGCCCTCCCCTGCCAGGACATGCGACCGCTATGAACCCAAGGCGGAAAAAGCACCGGGCCTCTCCACGTCCGCGCTCGAGGCGGCACTCCAACTCGCTCCAACCCATGGCGAGCTGGATGTCCGGGCATGGAAGGCCCGAAAGGGGATCTACCTCGTTGGTGTCCTGAACGACTCGGAGCAGCTCGAGCTGTTCGCGGTCTCCGTGGGCGCCGATAAGCAGCCCTCCCTGCTGGCCAAGGCAGAGCAGCCCATCCGCCTCCCGGAGGGATGGAAGCGAGGTGGGCTTCGGGCTCAGGCTCAGCCACGAGGAGTCCGTGCCGAACAATCAGACGGCCAGTGA